The following are encoded together in the Oncorhynchus gorbuscha isolate QuinsamMale2020 ecotype Even-year linkage group LG03, OgorEven_v1.0, whole genome shotgun sequence genome:
- the LOC124031700 gene encoding transcription cofactor vestigial-like protein 4 isoform X1 yields the protein MLYTRMDLLNYQFLDKMNNNIGRLHYEAESSLTGESRVPSLPSAMTNMRTGPPPICPSKRKYGEEQVDDRIDCDNDHMTKMSRLFAAQLGRPAGGDNRSDPWSLGHSPVEHITSSSNCLHDNHLYASIPSYGLDQPLALTKNSLESGLGGAERPAMPGPVDRPQNRPSVITCAPASNRNCYQSHCHKSHSPSPPIDQRKANANAAVDPVIEEHFRRSLGKNYKEPEPISNSVSITGSVDDHFAKALGKTWLQIKAKGPGGGPHSPEANS from the exons ATGCTTTACACGAGAATGGACCTGTTGAACTATCAGTTCCTGGACAAAATGAATAACAATATCGGGAGACTACACTACGAAG ctgaATCTTCTCTTACAGGTGAGTCCAGGGTTCCCTCGCTGCCCTCTGCAATGACCAACATGAGGACCGGTCCTCCCCCCATCTGCCCCAGCAAAAGGAAGTATGGCGAGGAGCAAGTGGATGACCGCATTGACTGTGACAATGACCACATGACCAAAATGAGCAGACTGTTTGCTGCTCAACT GGGACGGCCTGCCGGTGGAGACAACCGCAGCGATCCTTGGAGCCTCGGACACAGCCCTGTGGAGCACATCACTTCCTCCTCCAATTGTCTCCATGACAACCACTTGTATGCCTCCATCCCCTCCTATGGCTTGGACCAGCCCCTGGCTCTGACTAAAAACAGCCTGGAATCTGGACTGGGTGGCGCAGAGAGGCCTGCCATGCCTGGCCCTGTGGACAGACCACAG AATCGTCCCTCTGTGATCACCTGTGCTCCTGCAAGCAATCGCAATTGCTACCAGTCTCATTGCCACAAGTCTCACAGTCCCAGCCCACCCATCGATCAGAGGAAGGCCAATG CTAACGCTGCCGTCGACCCTGTGATCGAAGAGCACTTCCGCCGCAGCCTGGGGAAGAACTACAAGGAGCCCGAACCCATCTCCAACTCTGTGTCCATCACAGGCTCTGTGGATGACCACTTTGCCAAGGCCTTGGGGAAGACCTGGCTCCAGATCAAGGCCAAGGGGCCAGGGGGAGGCCCCCACAGTCCAGAGGCCAACTCCTGA
- the LOC124031700 gene encoding transcription cofactor vestigial-like protein 4 isoform X2 — MLYTRMDLLNYQFLDKMNNNIGRLHYEGESRVPSLPSAMTNMRTGPPPICPSKRKYGEEQVDDRIDCDNDHMTKMSRLFAAQLGRPAGGDNRSDPWSLGHSPVEHITSSSNCLHDNHLYASIPSYGLDQPLALTKNSLESGLGGAERPAMPGPVDRPQNRPSVITCAPASNRNCYQSHCHKSHSPSPPIDQRKANANAAVDPVIEEHFRRSLGKNYKEPEPISNSVSITGSVDDHFAKALGKTWLQIKAKGPGGGPHSPEANS; from the exons ATGCTTTACACGAGAATGGACCTGTTGAACTATCAGTTCCTGGACAAAATGAATAACAATATCGGGAGACTACACTACGAAG GTGAGTCCAGGGTTCCCTCGCTGCCCTCTGCAATGACCAACATGAGGACCGGTCCTCCCCCCATCTGCCCCAGCAAAAGGAAGTATGGCGAGGAGCAAGTGGATGACCGCATTGACTGTGACAATGACCACATGACCAAAATGAGCAGACTGTTTGCTGCTCAACT GGGACGGCCTGCCGGTGGAGACAACCGCAGCGATCCTTGGAGCCTCGGACACAGCCCTGTGGAGCACATCACTTCCTCCTCCAATTGTCTCCATGACAACCACTTGTATGCCTCCATCCCCTCCTATGGCTTGGACCAGCCCCTGGCTCTGACTAAAAACAGCCTGGAATCTGGACTGGGTGGCGCAGAGAGGCCTGCCATGCCTGGCCCTGTGGACAGACCACAG AATCGTCCCTCTGTGATCACCTGTGCTCCTGCAAGCAATCGCAATTGCTACCAGTCTCATTGCCACAAGTCTCACAGTCCCAGCCCACCCATCGATCAGAGGAAGGCCAATG CTAACGCTGCCGTCGACCCTGTGATCGAAGAGCACTTCCGCCGCAGCCTGGGGAAGAACTACAAGGAGCCCGAACCCATCTCCAACTCTGTGTCCATCACAGGCTCTGTGGATGACCACTTTGCCAAGGCCTTGGGGAAGACCTGGCTCCAGATCAAGGCCAAGGGGCCAGGGGGAGGCCCCCACAGTCCAGAGGCCAACTCCTGA